From one Drosophila gunungcola strain Sukarami chromosome 2R unlocalized genomic scaffold, Dgunungcola_SK_2 000006F, whole genome shotgun sequence genomic stretch:
- the LOC128255120 gene encoding protein yellow: MQRLILFGACCVLWLAATSQALESVFGAYNLELEFPSPQERERAIKEGLYDPGSVIPIDVDVYYKHGDATPSIFVTIPRFAKGVPYSLAYVTNEMRPNGTLLQAYPSYEWHRSHGADCNGLTSVYRTQIDECGRMWILDSGEIDFIQHCPPQLYAIDLESGKVVHQYKMPKRLYKEGVSRFVTPTVELDSQNCDVGFVYMADSIGHGIVVYDVAAQKSWRIENKFTYPHPDFGTFTIAGESFQLWDGTVSTTLTPHGLGGRRMMYFHSLSSDWQMAIPLDVVNNGSNWRLNDVSAALDQFQVLGKRGSQCVGTAMSESGFLICGLVQPASILAWNTRTAYSHQSLVMLVEDEQRLQFASGLKIVRNHQGKEELWVLSNRLQKAFGAGLDFKEINFRIQKCGVEELLGGRPCY; encoded by the exons ATGCAGCGTTTGATTCTCTTTGGAGCCTGCTGTGTCTTGTGGCTGGCGGCAACCAGCCAGGCCTTGGAAAGTGTTTTTGGAGCCTACAACCTAGAGCTTGAGTTCCCATCGCCGCAGGAAAGGGAGCGAGCGATCAAGGAGGGCCTTTACGATCCGGGCAGCGTGATCCCCATTGATGTGGACGTTTACTACAAGC ATGGCGATGCCACGCCCTCGATCTTCGTGACCATTCCGCGTTTTGCCAAGGGTGTGCCATACTCGCTGGCCTACGTAACAAACGAAATGCGACCGAATGGCACTCTCCTGCAGGCTTATCCCAGCTACGAGTGGCACAGATCCCACGGAGCCGATTGCAATGGCTTGACTTCTGTGTACCGAACCCAGATAGACGAATGCGGACGGATGTGGATCCTGGACAGCGGCGAGATCGACTTCATCCAGCACTGCCCGCCGCAGCTGTACGCCATTGACTTGGAGAGCGGGAAGGTTGTGCATCAGTACAAGATGCCCAAGCGGTTGTACAAGGAGGGCGTGAGTCGTTTTGTTACGCCCACCGTGGAACTGGATTCCCAAAACTGCGACGTGGGATTCGTGTACATGGCGGACTCCATTGGGCATGGCATTGTGGTGTACGACGTGGCCGCCCAAAAGTCGTGGCGGATTGAGAACAAGTTCACGTATCCCCATCCGGACTTTGGCACGTTCACCATAGCCGGTGAGAGCTTCCAGCTGTGGGATGGCACTGTGTCGACCACTCTCACACCCCACGGATTGGGAGGCCGCCGGATGATGTACTTCCACTCGCTGTCCAGCGACTGGCAGATGGCCATCCCGCTGGATGTGGTCAACAATGGCAGCAACTGGCGGCTGAACGACGTGAGCGCCGCTCTGGATCAGTTCCAGGTGCTGGGTAAGCGAGGAAGCCAGTGCGTGGGCACGGCCATGAGTGAGTCCGGCTTCCTGATCTGCGGCCTGGTTCAGCCCGCTAGCATTTTGGCCTGGAACACCCGCACTGCGTACAGTCATCAGAGTCTGGTGATGCTGGTGGAGGACGAGCAGCGTCTGCAGTTCGCCAGCGGCCTAAAGATCGTGCGGAACCACCAGGGCAAGGAGGAGCTTTGGGTCCTGTCGAATCGGCTGCAGAAAGCCTTTGGCGCGGGCCTGGATTTCAAGGAGATCAACTTTCGCATACAAAAGTGTGGGGTTGAGGAGCTGCTCGGCGGCAGACCGTGCTACTAA